In Maridesulfovibrio sp., a single genomic region encodes these proteins:
- the gyrA gene encoding DNA gyrase subunit A: MGICRTQQTWRIKVSQITIEEELKKSYLEYSLSVIIGRAIPDVRDGLKPVHRRIMYAMHELGNTYNRAYKKSARVVGDVIGKYHPHGDSAVYDALVRMAQEFSMRDPLVDGQGNFGSIDGDAAAAMRYTEARMSKLSSEFLADLEKNTVDFRDNYDNSLQEPSVLPTKVPNLLLNGTSGIAVGMATNIPPHNLGELINGTVHLLDNPECEIDDLMDHIKGPDFPTGALCFGGRGLQEAYRTGRGSIKIRGVVNIEEKKNGRQSIIITEIPYALNKSSLVEKIAQLVGEGKIEGVSDLRDESDRKGIRIVIDLKKGSIPDIIINALYKFTQLETSFGINMMAVSGNRPMLMNLKQVLSAFLEHRREVIIRRTRFDLDKCEKRAHILEGLRIALDNIDEVVRLIRASRTGEEAREALMDRFELSRVQAQAILDMRLQRLTNLEHEKLLEEYAEILKKIEYFKSILANDDVLKGVIRDELVEIREGYATARKTVLMDQNPDEIDIEDLIPDDDAVITLSRRGYIKRTPLSNYQKQKRGGKGIAGVQTKDGDFIHTFLTTSNHQYLLLFTSKGKMFKIKVHQVPESSRIARGAHIANLLPLEKDETVATAMTMREFGEECFFLFVTKCGMIKRSSIALYRNCRQSGIRAVALRDGDELITVKEVEADSEAVLVTRDGTSIRFSCQDARPMGRVASGVKGIALKPGDEVVSGVVTGDPERMQLLTVSQGGYGKRTDLEQHRLQTRGGKGIITMRVTNKTGKVLGAIMVSPDDEVVLLTSGNKIIRMGVKDVSLVGRATQGVRLVRMDDGDSVVGFDLVQEGNDENDSDQELDGEETAS; this comes from the coding sequence ATGGGAATCTGCCGGACGCAACAGACATGGAGAATAAAAGTGTCTCAAATCACAATTGAAGAAGAGCTTAAGAAATCATACCTTGAGTATTCCTTGAGCGTTATCATAGGGCGAGCCATCCCTGACGTAAGGGACGGTCTGAAGCCCGTGCACAGGCGCATCATGTACGCCATGCACGAACTTGGAAACACCTACAACCGGGCATACAAGAAATCGGCACGTGTTGTCGGTGACGTTATCGGTAAATACCACCCGCACGGTGACTCGGCTGTTTACGATGCATTGGTGCGTATGGCTCAGGAATTTTCCATGCGCGATCCGCTTGTGGACGGGCAGGGAAACTTCGGTTCCATCGACGGCGACGCTGCTGCGGCCATGCGTTACACCGAAGCAAGGATGTCCAAGCTCAGTTCCGAGTTTCTGGCCGACCTAGAAAAGAACACCGTTGATTTCAGGGACAACTACGATAACTCACTGCAGGAACCTTCCGTTCTTCCGACCAAGGTTCCGAACCTGCTGCTCAACGGTACTTCCGGTATCGCGGTCGGCATGGCCACCAATATTCCGCCTCACAACCTCGGGGAACTGATCAACGGAACCGTGCATCTTCTCGATAATCCTGAATGCGAGATTGATGATCTCATGGATCATATCAAGGGCCCTGACTTCCCTACCGGCGCTCTGTGTTTCGGCGGAAGAGGGCTTCAGGAAGCCTACAGGACCGGACGCGGTTCGATTAAAATCCGCGGCGTAGTAAATATCGAGGAAAAGAAAAACGGTCGTCAGTCCATAATCATCACCGAAATTCCCTACGCGCTGAACAAGTCCAGCCTGGTAGAAAAAATTGCTCAGCTGGTCGGCGAAGGAAAGATAGAAGGTGTTTCGGACCTGCGCGATGAATCGGACCGCAAAGGAATACGCATTGTAATCGACCTCAAGAAAGGGTCCATTCCTGATATCATCATAAACGCCCTGTACAAGTTTACTCAGCTTGAAACCAGTTTCGGCATCAACATGATGGCCGTTTCCGGTAACAGACCCATGCTGATGAATCTGAAACAGGTGCTGAGTGCTTTTCTGGAGCACAGACGGGAAGTCATTATCAGGCGTACCCGTTTCGACCTCGACAAATGCGAGAAACGCGCGCACATCCTCGAAGGATTGCGTATAGCTCTCGACAACATCGATGAAGTTGTAAGGCTGATCAGGGCATCAAGAACTGGTGAGGAAGCCAGGGAAGCACTGATGGACCGTTTTGAACTCTCAAGGGTTCAGGCGCAGGCCATCCTGGATATGAGGTTGCAGCGTCTTACCAACCTTGAGCACGAAAAACTTCTTGAAGAATACGCCGAGATTCTCAAAAAGATAGAATACTTCAAATCCATTCTTGCCAACGATGATGTCCTTAAAGGCGTTATCCGCGATGAGCTGGTTGAAATTAGAGAAGGTTACGCCACTGCGCGTAAAACCGTACTCATGGATCAGAACCCCGATGAAATCGACATTGAAGATCTCATTCCGGACGATGACGCGGTCATTACCCTGTCCAGACGCGGGTACATCAAGCGCACGCCGCTTTCCAACTACCAGAAGCAGAAACGCGGCGGTAAAGGCATAGCAGGTGTTCAGACCAAGGATGGAGATTTTATCCACACCTTCCTGACAACCTCAAACCACCAGTACCTGCTCCTGTTCACATCCAAGGGCAAGATGTTCAAAATAAAGGTCCATCAGGTACCTGAATCAAGCCGCATAGCCCGCGGGGCTCACATAGCCAACCTGCTTCCTCTTGAAAAGGATGAAACAGTGGCAACAGCCATGACCATGCGTGAGTTCGGTGAAGAATGCTTCTTCCTCTTCGTCACCAAGTGCGGAATGATAAAGAGATCGAGCATTGCGCTTTACCGCAACTGCCGTCAGTCCGGCATAAGGGCCGTAGCCCTCAGGGATGGTGATGAGCTTATCACTGTCAAGGAGGTCGAGGCTGATTCCGAAGCAGTACTTGTAACCAGGGACGGAACATCAATCCGGTTCAGTTGTCAGGATGCAAGGCCGATGGGCCGTGTGGCCAGCGGCGTGAAAGGGATAGCTCTCAAGCCCGGAGACGAGGTTGTTTCCGGAGTTGTTACCGGTGATCCTGAACGGATGCAGTTGCTGACAGTTTCTCAGGGCGGATACGGCAAGCGTACCGATCTTGAGCAGCATCGTTTACAGACCCGCGGCGGAAAGGGAATAATAACCATGAGAGTAACCAACAAGACCGGAAAGGTTCTGGGAGCTATCATGGTTTCACCTGATGACGAGGTTGTTCTGCTCACTTCAGGGAACAAGATTATCCGCATGGGTGTAAAAGACGTCTCGCTGGTAGGCCGTGCGACACAGGGTGTAAGGCTTGTGCGCATGGATGACGGTGACAGCGTAGTCGGCTTTGATCTTGTTCAGGAAGGAAATGATGAAAACGACTCCGATCAGGAGTTGGACGGTGAAGAAACCGCATCATGA
- the gyrB gene encoding DNA topoisomerase (ATP-hydrolyzing) subunit B: MAQQQEYTADSITILEGLAAVRKRPAMYIGSTDTRGLHHLVYEVVDNSIDEAMGGYCSKIKVTLHMDNSVTVSDNGRGIPVDIHPKEKKPALEIVMTVLHAGGKFDNDAYKVSGGLHGVGVSCVNALSEQLEATVRRQGKIYRQSYERGVPQGPLECIGDAVTTGTTVRFRPDEEIFETNQFEFSVLKKRFRELAYLNRGLEIEFIDERTNEKANFKADGGIVSFVEDLNKGQNTVSEIIYAESETDNVITELAVQYNTAFKENTHTFANNIRTVEGGTHLAGFKSALTRAINTYIQNSDLPKKLKHKLSGDDVREGLTAVISVKLPDPQFEGQTKTKLGNSEMAGIVAGMVYDKLSSYFQENPKDAKSIVEKVVDAARAREAARKARDLVRRKGALSDHSLPGKLADCQSKDPSESELFIVEGDSAGGSAKQGRNPKHQAILPLRGKILNVEKTRFDKMLGNKEIRALITAMGIGIGQDEGEKDFDKLRYHKVVIMTDADVDGSHIRTLLLTFFFRQYEELIERGHLYIAQPPLYRIAKGKFEKFIKDDSELYSILVERVAGDITVKSHNGREYHQQSLIGFLDDIRFIKDKIGEAMNMGIADTLFASLIGLEEKMTPEHFEDGDPQSFVSAMEQKGYKVTIDREDDEGEERVYVIFENQNGHRTRLGVEFFNSKLFRHTYERNRNIVEECDGVEFTIARGENSTSVSGIFRLLDGVMEEAYKGINLQRYKGLGEMNPEQLWETTMDPEKRTMLQVTIEDATAANDIFEDLMGDNVEPRREFIEKNALAVQELDI; encoded by the coding sequence ATGGCTCAGCAACAAGAGTATACCGCGGATTCGATTACCATTCTCGAAGGTCTTGCCGCGGTCAGGAAAAGACCTGCAATGTATATCGGTTCTACCGATACCAGAGGGCTTCATCACCTTGTCTACGAGGTTGTGGACAACTCCATTGACGAAGCCATGGGCGGGTACTGCTCCAAGATAAAAGTAACCCTGCACATGGACAACTCGGTAACCGTTTCCGACAACGGCCGCGGAATTCCGGTTGATATCCATCCCAAGGAAAAGAAACCAGCCCTTGAAATCGTCATGACCGTCCTGCACGCGGGCGGAAAATTCGATAACGACGCCTACAAGGTTTCAGGCGGACTGCACGGTGTCGGCGTTTCGTGCGTAAACGCCCTCTCTGAGCAGCTTGAAGCTACCGTGAGAAGGCAGGGTAAGATATATCGTCAAAGTTACGAGAGAGGGGTGCCTCAGGGCCCTCTGGAGTGCATCGGTGATGCTGTTACCACCGGTACCACCGTCCGCTTCCGCCCCGACGAGGAAATTTTCGAAACCAACCAGTTCGAATTCAGTGTTCTCAAGAAGCGTTTCCGGGAGCTGGCCTACCTGAACAGAGGCCTTGAAATAGAGTTCATAGACGAGCGTACCAACGAAAAGGCCAATTTCAAGGCCGACGGCGGCATAGTCTCCTTTGTGGAAGATCTGAACAAGGGTCAGAACACAGTCAGCGAGATTATTTACGCCGAGTCCGAGACGGATAACGTCATCACTGAGCTTGCAGTGCAGTATAATACGGCGTTCAAGGAAAATACGCACACCTTCGCCAACAATATTCGCACGGTGGAGGGCGGTACCCATCTGGCAGGTTTCAAGAGCGCACTGACCCGCGCCATAAACACCTACATCCAGAACTCGGATCTGCCCAAGAAGCTCAAGCACAAGCTTTCCGGTGACGATGTTCGCGAAGGACTTACCGCGGTCATCAGCGTCAAGCTTCCGGACCCGCAGTTCGAGGGGCAGACCAAGACCAAGCTCGGAAACTCCGAAATGGCCGGTATTGTAGCCGGAATGGTTTACGACAAGCTTTCTTCATATTTTCAGGAAAATCCCAAGGACGCCAAGTCCATTGTCGAAAAGGTGGTTGATGCCGCAAGAGCCAGGGAAGCCGCCCGCAAGGCCCGTGACCTGGTCCGCCGTAAGGGCGCCCTTTCCGACCATTCACTTCCGGGCAAGCTTGCCGACTGCCAGTCCAAGGATCCGTCCGAGAGCGAATTGTTCATTGTTGAGGGTGATTCTGCGGGAGGTTCCGCCAAACAGGGACGAAACCCCAAACATCAGGCCATCCTTCCGCTGCGCGGAAAGATACTCAACGTCGAGAAGACCCGTTTCGACAAGATGCTCGGCAACAAGGAAATCCGCGCCCTGATCACCGCCATGGGCATCGGCATCGGTCAGGATGAAGGCGAAAAGGATTTCGACAAGCTCCGTTACCACAAGGTTGTCATCATGACTGACGCCGATGTTGACGGATCGCACATCCGTACGCTGCTGCTGACTTTCTTTTTCAGGCAGTACGAGGAACTCATCGAGCGCGGTCATCTCTATATTGCCCAGCCTCCGCTTTACAGGATAGCCAAAGGCAAGTTCGAAAAATTCATCAAGGATGACAGCGAGCTTTATTCCATACTCGTCGAAAGAGTGGCCGGTGATATCACCGTAAAAAGCCACAACGGCAGGGAGTATCATCAGCAGTCTCTGATAGGTTTTCTCGATGACATCCGTTTCATCAAGGACAAGATCGGCGAAGCCATGAATATGGGCATCGCAGACACACTGTTCGCTTCCCTGATAGGGCTTGAGGAAAAGATGACCCCGGAACATTTCGAGGATGGTGATCCGCAGTCCTTTGTGAGCGCCATGGAGCAGAAAGGATACAAGGTGACAATTGATCGGGAGGACGATGAAGGTGAAGAACGTGTCTATGTTATCTTCGAGAACCAGAACGGCCACCGCACCAGGCTGGGAGTGGAATTTTTCAACTCCAAATTGTTCCGGCATACGTACGAGCGCAACCGCAATATCGTAGAAGAATGCGACGGTGTTGAATTCACCATTGCACGCGGGGAGAACTCGACATCCGTCAGCGGCATATTCAGGCTGCTGGACGGGGTAATGGAGGAGGCCTACAAGGGCATAAATCTCCAGCGCTACAAAGGTCTTGGTGAAATGAACCCGGAACAGCTGTGGGAAACCACCATGGACCCGGAAAAACGGACCATGCTGCAGGTCACCATTGAGGATGCAACGGCTGCGAACGATATCTTCGAAGACCTCATGGGCGATAATGTCGAACCGCGTCGCGAGTTCATTGAAAAGAACGCTCTGGCTGTTCAGGAACTTGATATTTAA
- the dnaN gene encoding DNA polymerase III subunit beta: MYLKVNRDEIIEGLQKSASIIPAKTGAAYLRTIWLKGESGNLRIMSTDSNLEFCGAYPAEIVEEGLAGVQGRAFYDLVRKLPSGELTIKSESDGSSVLVEQGSRKYKLPVNDPTWFQKFSDFPSEGAVFWSGDFLLELIERIAFCISDEDSMEAIACMNIVPVSDDNGNYVEACGLNGHQFARLKFINDDIYALLPEEGILIQKKYIAELKKWLTADEIEMSLSEKRLFFKTADGRENFSLPLSYYQYPNYKNFLSKLNDDDVSRMEVNKSELSNALDRISIFNTDSNRCASFLFNPGELVLFSQGQEVGTATESMEIKFSGEMERIAFPTKNLIEILGHFQSGSISFTLTGAEAPCGVTGDDDNEYLVIVMPMKVQEETYYSEEDV; encoded by the coding sequence ATGTATTTAAAGGTGAACAGGGACGAGATAATCGAGGGATTACAGAAATCCGCCAGCATTATTCCCGCCAAGACAGGAGCCGCATACCTGCGCACCATCTGGCTTAAAGGCGAATCCGGAAATCTGCGGATCATGTCCACGGATTCCAATCTTGAATTCTGCGGCGCCTATCCTGCCGAGATTGTGGAAGAGGGCCTTGCCGGTGTGCAGGGTCGTGCTTTTTACGATCTGGTCCGCAAGCTTCCTTCCGGTGAGCTGACCATCAAAAGCGAGTCGGACGGTTCTTCCGTACTGGTGGAACAGGGATCCAGAAAATACAAACTTCCGGTGAACGATCCTACCTGGTTCCAGAAATTTTCGGATTTTCCTTCCGAGGGAGCCGTGTTCTGGTCAGGAGACTTTCTCCTTGAGCTCATTGAGAGAATAGCTTTCTGCATCAGTGACGAGGACAGCATGGAGGCAATCGCCTGCATGAACATAGTTCCTGTTTCCGATGACAACGGAAACTACGTCGAAGCCTGCGGACTCAACGGCCACCAGTTTGCCAGACTCAAGTTCATCAACGACGACATATATGCCCTTCTTCCGGAGGAAGGAATTCTCATCCAGAAGAAGTATATTGCCGAACTCAAGAAGTGGCTGACCGCGGATGAAATAGAAATGAGCCTCAGCGAAAAGCGGCTTTTCTTCAAGACCGCTGACGGAAGGGAGAATTTCAGCCTGCCGCTCAGTTACTATCAGTACCCGAACTACAAGAATTTCCTGTCCAAGCTCAATGACGACGATGTGTCGCGTATGGAGGTGAACAAGTCGGAGCTTTCAAATGCTCTTGACCGTATCTCCATTTTCAATACCGACTCCAACCGTTGCGCATCCTTCCTGTTCAATCCCGGAGAGCTGGTGCTCTTTTCACAGGGGCAGGAAGTGGGTACCGCAACTGAATCCATGGAAATCAAATTTTCCGGCGAAATGGAGCGTATTGCTTTCCCGACCAAGAACCTGATTGAAATACTCGGTCATTTCCAGTCCGGCAGCATCAGCTTCACCCTTACCGGTGCGGAAGCACCCTGCGGTGTTACCGGGGATGATGACAACGAATATCTGGTAATCGTCATGCCCATGAAAGTTCAGGAAGAGACATATTACAGCGAGGAAGACGTTTAA
- a CDS encoding DnaA ATPase domain-containing protein, whose protein sequence is MKEALRNHLSNSCSEAELTRWFDPISIDISDETGEVIVGFPHAFFGQWFRSSIQDRFEEQLGLFLGSGFSVSYSSNGASSSVPGSQISSTKKIDFPFGHNFTFENFLISKKNYFPLASAKEVTRVDNVTFNPFVICGKNGSGKSHLLKAIANEISKKVEREKIFLGNVDDVQNIYSVQFNNDSLRARNHFFGYDYFFLDDLKQIAKYEHLQQELISIFNNFYENGKQMVFSCTDKLASYDFLDKNLKSRLEWGLIVTLKRPDLEIRASYVQRQCKLKKLPLSKDQILTLSQRFQDFRYLQGIIIKLSAFRELVRKNMDDRDFEHILSNTEEKADETLTPEYVIESVAAHFNLKPSELTGSKRHKMTAHARQIAMYLCRELLGISYPALGRTFGGKDHSTVLYSVKKIHKLQQDDKVLKRLLIDLKNKCLLRVSN, encoded by the coding sequence GTGAAAGAAGCACTCAGAAATCACCTTTCAAATTCCTGCTCGGAAGCGGAATTAACCCGCTGGTTCGATCCCATCAGCATAGACATTTCCGATGAAACCGGAGAAGTCATTGTAGGCTTCCCGCATGCGTTTTTCGGCCAGTGGTTCAGATCAAGCATTCAGGACCGCTTTGAAGAACAGCTAGGTCTCTTCCTCGGCAGCGGCTTTTCAGTATCCTACTCAAGCAATGGTGCGTCCAGTTCCGTGCCGGGGAGTCAGATTTCAAGCACAAAAAAAATCGACTTCCCTTTCGGGCACAACTTCACCTTTGAAAATTTCCTCATCAGCAAGAAGAACTATTTCCCGCTGGCTTCGGCAAAGGAAGTCACAAGGGTCGATAACGTCACCTTCAATCCTTTTGTCATCTGCGGCAAGAACGGATCCGGAAAATCGCACCTGCTCAAAGCCATAGCCAACGAGATAAGTAAAAAAGTCGAACGGGAAAAAATATTCCTGGGCAATGTAGACGATGTGCAGAACATCTACTCTGTGCAGTTCAACAACGATTCCCTGAGGGCCAGAAACCACTTCTTCGGCTACGATTATTTCTTTCTGGACGACCTCAAGCAGATAGCCAAATACGAACATCTTCAGCAGGAACTCATCTCCATTTTCAACAATTTCTACGAGAACGGAAAGCAGATGGTTTTCAGCTGTACGGACAAACTGGCCTCCTACGACTTTCTGGACAAGAACCTGAAGTCGCGCCTCGAATGGGGCCTTATCGTCACCCTCAAGCGTCCTGATCTGGAAATAAGGGCCAGCTATGTGCAAAGGCAGTGCAAGCTGAAGAAACTACCCCTCAGCAAAGACCAGATACTTACGCTCTCGCAGCGTTTTCAGGACTTCAGATATCTGCAGGGAATCATCATCAAACTTTCGGCTTTCAGGGAACTTGTTCGCAAGAACATGGATGACCGCGATTTTGAACATATCCTGAGCAACACGGAGGAAAAAGCCGACGAGACACTTACCCCCGAGTATGTCATCGAGTCTGTGGCCGCCCATTTCAACCTGAAACCTTCTGAACTTACCGGCAGCAAAAGGCACAAAATGACTGCCCATGCCAGGCAGATTGCCATGTACCTTTGCCGCGAACTGCTGGGGATTTCATACCCCGCACTGGGAAGGACATTTGGAGGCAAAGATCACTCGACAGTTCTTTATTCTGTAAAAAAAATACATAAATTACAGCAAGATGATAAGGTTTTGAAAAGACTGTTGATAGATCTGAAGAATAAGTGTCTCCTGCGTGTCTCAAACTGA
- a CDS encoding homocysteine biosynthesis protein, translating to MATTFEVNKTIKEINDRIKKGKAVVVNAEEMVEIVRSKGKVEAAKEIDVVTTGTFSPMCSSGMLFNIGQVPPLIKTSQVWLNNVPCYAGVAAVDSFIGATEPAEDDPLNKVHPGRFAYGGGHVIEDLIAGKSVRLKAKAYGTDCYPRREIEKDVSLKDLKDCTMLNPRNCYQNYNCAVNMTSRTIYTYMGPLKPNQRNANYATAGQLSPLFNDPYLKTIGLGTRIFLAGAQGYVIGAGTQHVTSPQRNERGIPLTPSGTLMLKSSNMSDMDPRYFRGLGFLGYGCTAAVGVGIPIPILNEEMAWFTGVSDADIQVPVKDYGYDYPNGVGQILAHVTYEELKSGKINLNGTEIPTVPLTSHVISLEIADKLKSWIEKGEFLLTEPVDRIVSE from the coding sequence ATGGCCACTACCTTTGAAGTCAACAAGACAATCAAGGAAATCAACGATCGGATTAAAAAAGGTAAGGCTGTAGTCGTCAATGCTGAAGAAATGGTCGAAATCGTCCGTTCCAAAGGCAAGGTTGAAGCAGCCAAAGAGATAGACGTCGTCACCACCGGGACTTTTTCTCCCATGTGCTCTTCCGGCATGCTGTTCAATATCGGTCAGGTTCCGCCCCTGATCAAGACTTCGCAGGTCTGGTTGAACAATGTTCCCTGTTACGCCGGGGTTGCAGCTGTAGACTCTTTTATCGGAGCTACGGAGCCTGCAGAAGACGATCCTCTGAACAAGGTTCATCCCGGACGTTTCGCTTACGGAGGCGGGCATGTCATTGAAGATCTCATTGCCGGTAAGTCTGTACGCCTGAAGGCCAAGGCTTACGGTACTGACTGTTATCCGCGCCGCGAGATAGAGAAAGACGTCTCCCTCAAGGATCTTAAGGACTGCACCATGCTCAACCCGCGCAACTGCTACCAGAACTACAACTGTGCGGTGAACATGACCAGCAGGACCATATACACGTACATGGGTCCGCTCAAGCCGAACCAACGCAACGCAAACTACGCCACTGCCGGGCAGCTGTCCCCGCTTTTCAATGATCCCTATCTCAAGACCATAGGTCTGGGTACGCGTATTTTCCTTGCCGGAGCTCAGGGATATGTAATCGGTGCCGGCACGCAGCACGTCACCAGCCCGCAGCGCAATGAACGCGGCATTCCCCTTACTCCGTCCGGTACGCTTATGCTCAAGAGCAGCAATATGTCCGACATGGACCCGCGTTACTTCCGCGGCCTCGGATTCCTCGGATACGGATGTACTGCGGCTGTCGGTGTAGGTATCCCCATTCCTATCCTCAACGAGGAAATGGCCTGGTTCACCGGAGTAAGCGATGCGGACATTCAGGTTCCGGTAAAGGATTACGGATACGATTACCCGAACGGAGTCGGCCAGATTCTGGCTCACGTCACCTACGAAGAATTGAAGTCCGGTAAAATAAATCTGAACGGCACGGAGATCCCGACCGTACCGCTTACCAGCCACGTAATTTCCCTTGAAATTGCCGATAAGCTGAAGTCTTGGATAGAAAAGGGAGAATTCCTGCTTACCGAACCGGTTGACCGTATTGTATCCGAATAG
- the rsgA gene encoding ribosome small subunit-dependent GTPase A, with protein MTDNINSHEKNIKGNREQLRQLGWNSYFENMLAGMDAKQNRLARVISVQRNLFLVADGQDEWLCSPAGRITHSKAGDYPITGDWVLTEDIVVTGIIPRRNMLSRGESGTRGSRSGSSVRGQAIAANLDTVFIVCGLDRDFNIRRLERYLTLVYNCGLTPVIVLTKADLHEDPEQFRPEAENIAFGVPVVLTSMHDAAGVEELDRYLENGQTVAMIGSSGAGKSTLANRLYGNDIQATGAISTSVGKGRHTTTARELIRMPQGGMLMDNPGIREIAFHDDGSGIESTFADIQDLAAMCRFADCSHSNEPGCAVLEAVENGQLTAERLASYQKMKREMEYISERRDKSADRVEKERWKGVSMRIKSMMKHR; from the coding sequence ATGACCGACAACATCAATTCCCATGAAAAAAATATAAAAGGCAATCGTGAACAACTGCGTCAACTGGGCTGGAACAGCTATTTCGAAAACATGCTTGCCGGAATGGACGCAAAGCAAAACCGACTGGCGCGAGTAATCAGTGTTCAGCGCAACCTGTTTCTGGTTGCGGATGGACAGGACGAGTGGCTCTGCTCCCCTGCAGGCAGAATCACGCATTCAAAGGCCGGAGACTACCCTATAACCGGAGACTGGGTGCTGACCGAGGATATAGTTGTTACCGGGATCATACCGCGCAGAAACATGCTCTCCAGAGGTGAGTCGGGAACCCGCGGCAGCCGCAGCGGAAGTTCCGTTCGGGGGCAGGCAATCGCTGCGAATCTGGACACGGTGTTCATCGTCTGCGGACTGGACCGCGATTTCAATATACGGCGTCTGGAACGCTACCTTACGCTGGTATACAATTGCGGGCTTACCCCGGTCATAGTGCTGACCAAGGCAGACCTGCACGAAGACCCGGAACAATTCCGTCCGGAAGCGGAAAATATCGCTTTCGGCGTACCTGTTGTCCTCACATCCATGCATGACGCAGCAGGCGTTGAAGAGTTGGACAGATATCTGGAAAACGGACAGACAGTGGCCATGATCGGTTCATCCGGGGCAGGTAAATCAACCCTTGCAAACAGGCTTTACGGCAACGACATTCAGGCCACAGGCGCAATCAGCACAAGCGTAGGCAAAGGACGCCATACAACCACTGCACGGGAACTCATCCGCATGCCGCAGGGCGGAATGCTCATGGACAACCCGGGCATAAGGGAAATAGCCTTTCACGATGATGGAAGCGGTATAGAAAGCACCTTTGCCGATATACAGGATTTGGCAGCAATGTGTCGCTTTGCAGACTGCTCACACAGCAATGAACCTGGCTGTGCCGTGCTTGAAGCAGTTGAAAACGGTCAACTTACTGCAGAAAGGCTTGCAAGCTACCAGAAGATGAAACGCGAGATGGAGTATATTTCCGAACGCCGCGATAAAAGTGCGGACCGCGTTGAAAAAGAACGCTGGAAAGGAGTATCCATGCGCATCAAAAGTATGATGAAGCACAGATAA
- a CDS encoding MetS family NSS transporter small subunit codes for MTTSAIIMMLFGLLITWGGAIMCFRIAFKSK; via the coding sequence ATGACCACAAGCGCAATCATCATGATGCTGTTCGGACTCCTCATCACCTGGGGTGGAGCCATAATGTGCTTCCGGATAGCTTTTAAAAGCAAATAG